From the Candidatus Anoxymicrobium japonicum genome, the window AAAACGTGCAAAGGGAAAGCCACAGCGCTCGTTCGCCGTAAAGGCGCGCAAGCGCAACTCATATTCGCCCGCGACTTCATCAAATAACGCAACACCGGGGGTCAGGCCCCCGGTGTTCCCGGTGTTGCGTTTTTCGGGATGGACGTCGTGGCGCGCGGACGCGCCACCACCTAAGATGAAAATGTCTCAGGGTAGTCTGTGCCCCCTCGCCCCTTGGGGGAGAGGGTTGGGGTGAGGGGGACAGAATACCTCCCCCACCTTAATCCTCCCGCCGTCTGAGGGGGAGGAGATCAGAAAGGGCTATTTTCGGAGCAGTCCCTTGTGTTGCGCTTAGTCGTCTTCCCGGTCGCTCTCTTCGAACGCGCGCTTCATCTCTTTGATGACTCTCGCTGTCGCGATAGTTCGCCTGACGATTTTTGGAAATAGCGTGGGGAGGAACAGGAAAATTCCCACAGCGAGGAGTGCCAGGAACTCGAGCGGACCGAGCCCGAAAAAGGCAAATGCGCCAGCGAAAATCATACAAACTCCATTTTTGTCCCGTCGTCGTTATCTTGATATACCACATCCGGCTTGTTGGTGACAACAATCGCCGCCGGTCACGGCTGCCTGAAAGCGCGGTAGAAGTGGTATCCCAGCGCCAGCGTCCAGAGACCTACAGGAATAAACACGTACGGCAAGGTCCTGGGCATCAGTATCCCAAGGATAATGAGGTAAGCGAGTCCGGAAAGGTAGGCTGTCAGGTGGAGAAAAACGTTGAATTTGCCCAGCGCTTTCTTGACCGCCGCGTGGCGCTTTTCCTCTTCCGCTTTCTTGAGCGCGAATAGTCGCTCGAAGTACTGCGCCTCGTCCCATTTGCCCGCCTCGCGCTCGTCGAGGAGACGCAGTTCTTCAGGGCTTTCTGGCTCGGCGGGGGAAGGCATCACTTCGTGACCAGGCTGCTCCCCGATTTCCTTGTTTTGGGCGTGCTCTTCAGTGTCCATTTTATCTCCCGGCTCCTGCCGTGGGGAGGGGGTTAACCGGTAGCCTCTGAGAACTCGCACTCTTTTTTGATCTTTTGCTTGATCCGGCAGAGGGCATTGTCCACTACCTTGGTCTCGCACATCAGATCCTCGGCTATCTCCTGGTAACTCCTGCTGTCGAGGTACTTTATAAACACGCTCCACTCGAGATCCGAGAGCTTATCGCGAAGTATCGCTATGACGGTATCCAGCTCCTCCTCGAAGATGAAGAGATTGAGCGGATCCTCTGATTTTTCTGAACCGCGGCTGTGCGACGCGAGTGTGTCGAGAAGATTCTCGTCCGAGGACGGTGCGTCCAGCGACTGGTAGGAGCTCAAGGGGTTGTGTTTCTTGCGCGCATGCGTCTTGACGGCAGTGATGATCTGTCGTGTGACGCACAGTATAGCGAACGAGCGGAACGAGCAGAGTTCGCCTTCCTTGAAGTCACGGATCGCCTTGAAAAGGCCGATCATTCCTTCCTGGACAGTGTCCTCGTGATCAGCCCCGGGAAGGAAATAGGATCGGGCTTTCAGGTGAGCGAGGTATTTGTACCGATTAATGAGAACGCTTTCGGCCAGGCGATCCCCGGACTTCGAGCACCTGACCAGTTCTTTGTCCGAGAGTTCGTGATATTTTTTGACGGAAGGGTTTGTGGTTTTGTATCGTGCCATTCCATCTCCTTAATGCATTAGCCTGCAGCATCCCTTGTACCACTTCGCAAAAGTATAGCCACGTCTTGTCATATTTGTCAAATGAGTTATGTAAAGTAACCTTCTGTTGAATTCTGTACACGCCTGATCGGTTTTGTAAAGAATAGACATGAAGATTTTGTGCTGGAAAAACGGAAGGCGGGTTTCCCCGCCTTCGCATGACATGTCGAGGGTGAATATCTAGTTCATGGTTATGGCTTCGACCGGGCACTCCTCAGCGCAATTCCCACAGCCAGTACAGTTGTCAATGTTTGCTGTGACGGAAATGTCGTCCACAAGGTCCAGAACCTCCTGCTCGCATAC encodes:
- a CDS encoding RNA polymerase sporulation sigma factor SigH, which translates into the protein MARYKTTNPSVKKYHELSDKELVRCSKSGDRLAESVLINRYKYLAHLKARSYFLPGADHEDTVQEGMIGLFKAIRDFKEGELCSFRSFAILCVTRQIITAVKTHARKKHNPLSSYQSLDAPSSDENLLDTLASHSRGSEKSEDPLNLFIFEEELDTVIAILRDKLSDLEWSVFIKYLDSRSYQEIAEDLMCETKVVDNALCRIKQKIKKECEFSEATG
- a CDS encoding 4Fe-4S ferredoxin; this encodes MGDTSDKRPAIDVDECTGCGLCVDVCEQEVLDLVDDISVTANIDNCTGCGNCAEECPVEAITMN